One genomic region from Proteus vulgaris encodes:
- the rlmKL gene encoding bifunctional 23S rRNA (guanine(2069)-N(7))-methyltransferase RlmK/23S rRNA (guanine(2445)-N(2))-methyltransferase RlmL, with product MRSLFASTGRGLEELLKSELEHLGAQACQITQGGVYFRADDKTMYQSLLWSRLASRIMLPLNEFNVYSDLDLYLGVQAIDWSEIFTVDQTFAIHFNGTNDVIRNSQYGALKAKDAIVDSFQRKIGQRPDVAKQSPDIRLTIHLHKEKASLSLDLSGDGLHQRGYRDLTGQAPLKENLAAAIIMRSGWKIDTPLIDPMCGSGTLLIEAAMMATDCAPALNRVHWGFRHWLGHDEALWKEVTHEAFTRFREGKKNTTARFYGFDVDKRVLDMARANARRADVAELITFAHGDAAKLTNPVSAEIKGTIISNPPYGERLESEPALIALHSQLGRAVKAHFPGWRLSLFSASPELLSCIQLRAEREFKAKNGPLDCVQKNYLLSDTPSTINTGLAEDFANRLRKNEKKLAKWAKQQQIECYRLYDADLPEYNVAVDRYGDKVVIQEYAPPKTVNEHKARQRLFDVISATMEVLALRSDQLILKTRQRQKGKQQYEKMAEKGDFFLVDEFGAKFWVNLTDYLDTGLFLDHRIARKMLGEMSNGKDFLNLFAYTGTASVHAGIGGAKSTTTVDMSRTYLEWAEKNFQANGLSGRQHRLMQADCIQWLMQSNEQFDVIFIDPPTFSNSKRMENTFDVQRDHIELMKHLKRLLRKGGTIMFSNNKRGFKMEHDELVKIGLCAKEITQKTLSQDFARNRQIHNCWLLTHAGEE from the coding sequence ATGCGCTCTCTGTTTGCCAGCACAGGCCGAGGTCTGGAAGAACTATTAAAATCTGAACTTGAACACCTTGGTGCTCAGGCTTGCCAGATAACTCAAGGCGGTGTTTATTTTCGTGCTGATGATAAAACCATGTATCAGTCTTTACTTTGGAGTCGTTTAGCGTCACGTATTATGTTGCCGTTAAATGAATTCAATGTTTATAGTGATCTAGACTTATACCTTGGTGTGCAGGCAATTGATTGGAGTGAGATTTTTACTGTTGATCAGACTTTTGCTATCCATTTTAATGGCACGAATGACGTTATTCGTAATAGCCAATATGGTGCATTAAAAGCGAAAGATGCCATCGTTGACTCCTTCCAACGTAAAATAGGGCAACGTCCAGATGTCGCTAAACAGTCCCCTGATATCCGCTTAACCATCCACCTTCATAAAGAAAAAGCTTCGCTATCTTTAGATTTAAGTGGTGATGGTTTACATCAACGTGGCTACCGTGATTTAACAGGGCAAGCACCTTTAAAAGAGAACTTAGCTGCCGCTATTATCATGCGTTCAGGCTGGAAAATTGACACACCATTGATCGACCCAATGTGTGGCTCTGGTACATTATTAATTGAAGCAGCCATGATGGCGACTGATTGTGCTCCAGCATTAAATCGTGTGCATTGGGGATTCCGTCATTGGTTAGGTCACGATGAAGCGTTATGGAAAGAAGTGACCCATGAAGCTTTTACCCGTTTCCGTGAAGGTAAAAAGAATACCACTGCGCGTTTTTATGGCTTTGATGTTGATAAGCGCGTGTTGGATATGGCAAGAGCCAACGCACGCAGAGCGGATGTTGCTGAACTGATCACCTTTGCTCACGGTGATGCAGCTAAACTGACAAACCCTGTTTCAGCGGAAATCAAAGGGACAATTATCAGTAACCCACCTTATGGTGAACGTTTAGAAAGTGAACCTGCATTAATCGCACTTCACAGCCAATTAGGAAGAGCGGTCAAAGCACACTTCCCAGGTTGGAGATTATCGCTATTTAGTGCATCACCTGAGTTGTTAAGTTGCATTCAATTACGTGCAGAACGAGAGTTCAAAGCAAAAAATGGTCCTTTAGATTGTGTACAAAAGAACTATTTGCTTTCTGATACACCATCAACGATTAACACTGGACTTGCTGAAGATTTTGCAAACCGTTTACGTAAAAATGAGAAAAAACTCGCGAAATGGGCAAAACAACAGCAAATTGAATGTTATCGCTTATACGATGCTGATTTACCTGAATATAATGTTGCTGTAGATCGCTATGGCGATAAAGTGGTTATCCAAGAGTATGCGCCACCTAAAACAGTTAATGAGCACAAAGCTCGTCAGCGTTTATTCGATGTGATTAGCGCAACAATGGAAGTACTGGCATTACGTTCTGATCAACTGATTTTAAAAACTCGCCAACGTCAAAAAGGCAAACAGCAGTATGAAAAAATGGCCGAAAAGGGCGATTTTTTCTTAGTTGACGAATTTGGTGCAAAATTCTGGGTGAACTTAACGGATTATCTTGATACAGGGTTGTTCTTAGATCACCGTATTGCACGAAAAATGTTGGGTGAAATGAGCAATGGAAAAGACTTCTTAAATCTTTTTGCTTATACCGGTACGGCTTCTGTTCATGCGGGAATTGGTGGTGCGAAAAGCACAACAACAGTTGATATGTCTCGTACTTATCTTGAATGGGCTGAGAAAAACTTCCAAGCGAATGGCCTGTCAGGTAGACAACACCGTTTAATGCAAGCAGATTGCATTCAATGGTTAATGCAGAGCAATGAACAATTTGATGTGATTTTTATCGATCCGCCTACGTTTTCTAACTCAAAACGAATGGAAAACACCTTTGATGTACAGCGTGATCACATTGAATTAATGAAACATCTGAAACGTTTGTTGAGAAAAGGCGGAACAATTATGTTCTCAAATAACAAACGTGGATTCAAAATGGAACATGACGAGTTAGTAAAAATTGGGTTGTGTGCAAAAGAGATAACACAGAAAACATTATCACAAGACTTTGCACGTAACCGCCAAATTCACAATTGCTGGCTGCTAACTCATGCTGGTGAGGAATAA
- a CDS encoding ABC transporter ATP-binding protein has product MPLISLTGAYLSFSDAPLLDSTDLFIEENERVCLVGRNGAGKSTLLRVLSKEQPLDDGQVVYEQDLVTARLQQDPPRDIEGTIFDFVAEGVEEDAKYLTDYHHISKLIETDPSDKNLNKMAELQEVLDSRNLWLLDSRIAEVLEKLGLDGEAELSSLSGGWLRKAALGRALVSAPRVLFLDEPTNHLDIETILWLEKFLKDFQGSIVFISHDRSFIRNMATRIIDLDRGKLSSWPGNYDKYLESKEEALRVEEQQNAEFDRKLAQEEAWIRQGIKARRTRNEGRVRALKALRVERSERREVLGSARMQVEEATRSGKIVFELEDVNYSIGMRKLVRDFSAKVQRGDKIALVGPNGCGKTTLLKLMLGDLKADSGRVHCGTKLEVAYFDQHRAALDPDKTVMDNLAEGKQEVMVNGRPRHVLGYLQDFLFPPKRAMTPVRALSGGERNRLLLARLFLKPSNLLILDEPTNDLDVETLELLEELVDAYQGTVLLVSHDREFVDNSVTECWIFEGDGVINSYVGGYFDAQQQRAQSVSLKSEANKSRNAPEKAEKEAKAKDSSKKNTRTNKLSYHLTRELEQLPAKLESLETQLSALQEEVSGADFFTRPHEETEKVLKALADKEQELETAFDRWQELELMQNGE; this is encoded by the coding sequence ATGCCGTTAATTAGTTTGACTGGGGCTTATTTATCTTTCAGTGATGCTCCACTATTAGATAGCACCGATTTATTTATTGAAGAAAATGAACGCGTTTGTTTAGTTGGGCGCAATGGTGCGGGTAAATCAACATTACTAAGAGTGTTATCTAAAGAGCAACCTTTAGATGATGGTCAAGTTGTTTATGAACAAGATCTTGTGACAGCTCGCTTACAGCAAGATCCCCCTAGAGATATTGAAGGCACTATCTTTGACTTTGTTGCAGAAGGTGTTGAAGAAGATGCTAAATACCTAACAGATTATCACCATATTTCTAAACTGATTGAGACAGATCCTTCTGATAAAAATCTCAATAAAATGGCAGAGCTACAAGAAGTACTTGATAGCCGTAACTTGTGGTTGCTTGATAGCCGAATTGCAGAAGTGCTAGAAAAACTTGGTTTAGATGGTGAAGCAGAGCTTTCTTCTTTATCGGGTGGTTGGTTAAGAAAAGCAGCCCTAGGGCGTGCATTAGTCAGCGCACCTAGAGTGCTATTTTTAGATGAACCAACAAACCACCTTGATATTGAGACGATCCTTTGGCTTGAGAAATTCTTAAAAGATTTCCAAGGAAGTATCGTGTTTATTTCCCATGACCGTTCATTTATCCGTAATATGGCAACGCGTATTATCGATCTTGATCGTGGAAAACTTTCTTCATGGCCGGGAAATTACGATAAGTATCTTGAAAGCAAAGAAGAAGCACTGCGTGTTGAAGAGCAACAAAATGCAGAGTTTGATCGCAAATTAGCGCAAGAAGAAGCGTGGATACGTCAAGGTATTAAAGCACGACGCACTCGTAACGAAGGCCGCGTAAGAGCATTAAAAGCATTGCGTGTTGAACGCAGTGAACGTCGTGAAGTGTTAGGCAGTGCTCGTATGCAGGTCGAAGAAGCTACGCGTTCAGGCAAAATTGTTTTTGAACTTGAAGATGTTAATTACAGCATTGGAATGCGTAAGTTAGTTCGTGATTTTTCTGCCAAAGTACAACGTGGCGATAAAATTGCGCTGGTGGGGCCAAATGGTTGCGGTAAAACCACTTTATTGAAACTTATGCTAGGCGATTTAAAAGCAGACAGCGGGCGAGTTCATTGTGGTACTAAGCTTGAAGTTGCTTACTTTGATCAGCATCGTGCGGCACTTGATCCTGATAAAACAGTGATGGATAACCTTGCTGAAGGTAAGCAAGAAGTCATGGTAAATGGCCGCCCTCGTCACGTACTTGGTTATTTGCAAGACTTTTTATTCCCACCTAAACGTGCAATGACTCCCGTTCGTGCACTTTCAGGAGGTGAGAGAAATCGTCTATTACTGGCGCGTTTATTCTTAAAACCAAGTAACTTGCTTATTCTCGATGAACCAACCAACGATCTCGATGTTGAAACATTGGAATTGTTAGAAGAGCTAGTTGATGCTTACCAAGGCACTGTTTTACTAGTTAGCCATGATCGTGAATTTGTTGATAATAGTGTTACTGAGTGTTGGATCTTTGAAGGCGATGGTGTTATTAACAGCTACGTTGGTGGATATTTCGATGCTCAGCAACAAAGAGCACAGTCGGTTTCACTAAAAAGTGAAGCAAACAAATCACGTAACGCACCAGAAAAAGCTGAAAAAGAAGCAAAAGCGAAAGATAGCTCTAAAAAGAACACTCGCACTAACAAATTAAGTTATCATTTGACGCGAGAACTCGAGCAACTTCCTGCAAAATTAGAAAGCTTAGAAACTCAGTTAAGCGCGTTACAAGAAGAAGTGAGTGGGGCAGATTTCTTTACTCGTCCTCATGAAGAGACAGAAAAAGTTTTAAAGGCGCTTGCAGATAAAGAACAAGAGCTTGAAACTGCTTTTGATAGATGGCAAGAGCTAGAATTGATGCAAAACGGCGAATAG
- the pqiA gene encoding membrane integrity-associated transporter subunit PqiA, whose protein sequence is MCSGQQHRHEHKHEQILCPQCDLVVSVPQLAQGTKATCPRCHTVLTARWRQPFYQPVALAISALFMLLMASQFTFVSMEVAGIANNVTLMQIPTVMFSENYVELGAFFLLFVQIVPAFCMVAILLLCTPIQLPRKLQIWLSRILFQLKSWCMAEIFLAGILVSFVKLMAYGDIGLGLSFLPYVLYCLFQIRAFQCLDRHTLWEKLERRPNYPDIESGKSGLKQGVRLCRSCTAILPVDQYECSRCEVTGHARRPKSLQWTVSLLITSLILYIPANLLPIMVTESLGNNIYSTIMAGVILLWEDGSYPVAMVIFIASIMVPSLKMLAIAWLCWDAHKSNGKRDPARMHFLYEVVEYVGRWSMIDVFVIAVLASLVRMGRLMSIYPDFGVVLFALVVVLTMFSAMMFDPRLTWDKCTTDDDKPTIKEPKGD, encoded by the coding sequence GTGTGCTCTGGTCAACAACATCGGCATGAACATAAACATGAGCAAATATTATGTCCGCAGTGCGATCTGGTGGTCAGTGTTCCTCAATTAGCACAAGGAACAAAAGCAACGTGCCCTCGCTGCCATACAGTATTAACTGCACGTTGGCGTCAACCTTTTTATCAACCTGTTGCATTAGCAATCAGCGCATTATTTATGTTGCTGATGGCAAGCCAGTTTACCTTCGTGAGTATGGAAGTGGCGGGTATCGCCAACAATGTCACACTGATGCAAATTCCAACCGTTATGTTTAGCGAAAATTACGTTGAATTAGGCGCATTTTTCCTACTCTTTGTCCAAATAGTGCCCGCTTTTTGTATGGTGGCAATCTTACTTCTTTGCACACCTATTCAATTACCTAGAAAGCTACAAATTTGGTTATCGCGTATTTTATTCCAATTAAAATCGTGGTGTATGGCAGAGATTTTTCTTGCGGGAATTTTAGTTAGCTTTGTAAAATTAATGGCTTATGGTGATATTGGGCTAGGGCTTAGTTTCCTGCCTTATGTGCTTTATTGCTTGTTTCAAATTCGAGCATTCCAGTGCCTTGATAGACATACTTTATGGGAAAAATTAGAACGTCGCCCGAATTATCCTGATATCGAATCAGGTAAGTCTGGGTTAAAACAAGGAGTTAGATTATGTCGTTCATGTACGGCAATTTTACCAGTAGATCAATACGAATGTAGCCGTTGTGAAGTGACAGGACATGCAAGAAGACCTAAAAGCTTACAATGGACGGTCTCTTTGTTGATTACGTCGTTAATTCTTTATATCCCCGCTAATTTATTACCCATTATGGTCACTGAATCTTTAGGTAATAACATTTATTCGACCATTATGGCTGGGGTTATTTTGCTATGGGAAGATGGCTCTTACCCCGTTGCAATGGTGATATTTATTGCCAGTATTATGGTGCCAAGTTTAAAAATGCTCGCAATTGCTTGGTTGTGTTGGGATGCACACAAATCTAATGGAAAAAGAGATCCTGCTAGAATGCATTTTCTCTATGAAGTTGTTGAATATGTAGGGCGTTGGTCGATGATTGACGTCTTCGTCATTGCTGTTTTAGCTTCATTAGTCAGAATGGGACGTCTGATGAGCATCTATCCTGATTTTGGTGTGGT